The DNA sequence CGATGGCGTTGGTTCGGGCGTGTCCCTTCATCCGGTCTATGGCATATCGCGGCTCATCGTCGGTATGCTCCTCGGTCAGGCGACCCCGGTGATAGGTGGGAGGGATTCCGAAACGGCTTTCAACCCAACCTTTTAGAACGGCTCCTTCGACGCTGTTGGAGTCAACGCCCCAGCCTCGAATGAAGCGAAGGTAGCTGTTGCGAAGGCTGCGTCGGGCGTTGCTCTCGTATTGTTCCCAGTCGTGCAGTCGAAATTTCACCGAAAGGTATCCGTGGAAAACTTTTCCTCGTTCTTCCGGATCGTCAATCGTGTCGAGTCGCGTGAAGAGGTTTCGATTCGAGGACCGGACTCCGTCGAGCTCCACAGGGACGGGGTGCTCATTGAAGTTCAAGGAAGCCAGAGCCCAGGGAGGAACATTACAGTGATTGACGCGAATGGGACCCGACTTTCGGGGGAGCGGAGAGACTTCCGAAATTTTGGAGAGAGTATCAGCCATAGACGCGGAGGGAACTGGTCTTGAAGAATAGGACGATCGTCATCCCGGGTTCGAGCCTAAGCTCTTCGATGGCGTCCGAAGTCAGCTCAGCTACTAGGCTTCCGGAATCTTCCTTCTCGGCAAGCCGTGCGACAAGGAGGTGTTTGTCGCCGGATTTTCGGATGGTTTCAATCTTTCCACAGAGACGGTTGCGGGCCGAAACGCGACCGGGCGATGCCAGGCCAATGAGGATGTCGGTTGCGGAAATTCCGAAATGGACGGAATCGCCGAGTTGGCAGGGGGATGAGGGCATGTGCAGCATCTGGCCGCTGGGGAGGCGGCCGATCACGTGTTGGGCGGAGGCTTCGACGATGGTGGCTTTGAGGATGTTTTCGAATCCTCCGTCCTCGATGCCGGCGTAGACCCGGGAATCGGTTAGCACTTCTACGGGTGGACCTTGGGCAATTGCTTTTCCGTTGGCTAGAGCGACAACCTCGTCGCATATTCCCAGAACCTCGACCGGGTTGTGGGAGACCAAGAGAATCGGGAGGTCGAAGTTTTCCCGGATCCGGAGGAGAAAGGGAAGAATCCGGGAGCGCAAGCGAATGTCCAATGAGGCGAGGGGTTCGTCGAGAAGGAGTAGCCGAGGACCGGAACACAGGGCTCGGCCGAGGGCGACCCGTTGACGTTCACCTCCCGAGAGGGTAGGTACTTTACGCTTAAGAAGGGGATCCAGCTCCAGAGTTTGGATGACTTTCGTAAAGTGCTGGGCGTCGTATCGACCGCTGGACTGGGCCCGTTTTTCGCCAAAGCGGAGGTTCTGCTCCACGGTTTTGTGAGGAAAGAGAAGATGATCTTGGGGGACATAGCCAATTCCCCGTTTTTCAGGGCGGGTTTGCTGTCGCTTCGAATGATCGAGCCAGACGGCGCCTTGAAATCGAAGGATTCCTTTCGTCTCGGGACCGAGCCCACAGATGCAATTCAGAAGGGTGCTCTTCCCACTTCCCGAGGGGCCGAAAATACCGGTCACCCGTTTCGAAAGGGTCAGGTTTAGGTCGAGATCAAATCGGTCGAGGGGGACCCGGATCCCTATATCAAGGAGGGAAGGAGCACTCATAACGCTCGCCTCCGGCTGGATAGGCTCGGATCCCGTCCGAGCCATTCGGTGATGAAGATCGCAATGAAGCCAATGACCAGAGCCACTGCGACGAGAACATTTGCCCTGCCATCATTCCCAGCCTGTTGCGCACTGTAGATCGCCGAAGACAGCGTCTGCGTGTGCCCAGGGATATTGCCGGCGACGATGACGGTCGCTCCAAACTCTCCCATGGCCCGGGTGAATCCAAGAATAGCCGCGGCAATCAGTCCTCGATGGGCGAGAGGAAGGGTCACCGTCATGAAGGTGCGAATACGGCCGATCCCGAGGGTCAGTGACATCTTCTCCAGTCTTGGATCGACTTCTTCAAAACTCACCCGAGTGGTCCGGATCACGAGGGGAAGACTCATGACGGTACAAGCGAGAATCACCGCTTTCCAAGTCAGAAGGATTTGCAGGTCGAGCCCGAGGAAATCCCGCCCGAGAGGTCCGTGGTCGGCGAGTAGGCAGAGGAGTAGATAGCCCACTGCCGTCGGCGGTAGGACTAACGGGAGGCTGGTGAGCGTCGCGAGGATCCGTTTGCCCGGAAACGAGAAGCGGGCGAGGGCATATCCGAGAGGCAAGGAGAGAGAGAAGGCGAAAAGAGTGCTCAACGAAGCCCAGAGAACGGTATGGATGAGAGTCTGGAGAATGCTGGACACTGATTAATGCGGCGAGGATTGGACAACAAATCCAA is a window from the Puniceicoccus vermicola genome containing:
- a CDS encoding NAD(+)--dinitrogen-reductase ADP-D-ribosyltransferase; translation: MADTLSKISEVSPLPRKSGPIRVNHCNVPPWALASLNFNEHPVPVELDGVRSSNRNLFTRLDTIDDPEERGKVFHGYLSVKFRLHDWEQYESNARRSLRNSYLRFIRGWGVDSNSVEGAVLKGWVESRFGIPPTYHRGRLTEEHTDDEPRYAIDRMKGHARTNAIDSQLDLLFEFCQYELTRRHLGETHLTLYRGTCDPDEYNIIEPSRKRVLTARLNNLSSFTSDRERAWEFGSTVWEAQVPLSKIFFHGEILSGSILQGESEFLVVGGDYRLRELLY
- the modC gene encoding molybdenum ABC transporter ATP-binding protein; the protein is MSAPSLLDIGIRVPLDRFDLDLNLTLSKRVTGIFGPSGSGKSTLLNCICGLGPETKGILRFQGAVWLDHSKRQQTRPEKRGIGYVPQDHLLFPHKTVEQNLRFGEKRAQSSGRYDAQHFTKVIQTLELDPLLKRKVPTLSGGERQRVALGRALCSGPRLLLLDEPLASLDIRLRSRILPFLLRIRENFDLPILLVSHNPVEVLGICDEVVALANGKAIAQGPPVEVLTDSRVYAGIEDGGFENILKATIVEASAQHVIGRLPSGQMLHMPSSPCQLGDSVHFGISATDILIGLASPGRVSARNRLCGKIETIRKSGDKHLLVARLAEKEDSGSLVAELTSDAIEELRLEPGMTIVLFFKTSSLRVYG
- the modB gene encoding molybdate ABC transporter permease subunit — translated: MSSILQTLIHTVLWASLSTLFAFSLSLPLGYALARFSFPGKRILATLTSLPLVLPPTAVGYLLLCLLADHGPLGRDFLGLDLQILLTWKAVILACTVMSLPLVIRTTRVSFEEVDPRLEKMSLTLGIGRIRTFMTVTLPLAHRGLIAAAILGFTRAMGEFGATVIVAGNIPGHTQTLSSAIYSAQQAGNDGRANVLVAVALVIGFIAIFITEWLGRDPSLSSRRRAL